The following proteins are encoded in a genomic region of Thermococcus henrietii:
- a CDS encoding type II toxin-antitoxin system VapC family toxin: protein MRLRLISMTSGRFRFFIDSNVILDYFYGENRAKEIIEAAKSLGDVFINGIVLTEVSIRYLKDSTGEKSYTLKHKPSLVKNVGRSPLYSILDEFSYLSDNMLIGEDAIVLMGTYGLLPTDAIILATCKFYGVRYLISFDSDFGKACEGKGITLVDSKEKLEEVIKNGGSS from the coding sequence ATGAGATTGAGGCTGATATCTATGACGAGTGGGAGGTTTAGGTTTTTCATTGACAGCAATGTTATCCTGGACTACTTTTACGGGGAAAATCGTGCAAAGGAGATAATAGAGGCCGCAAAAAGCCTTGGTGACGTTTTCATAAACGGTATTGTCCTAACCGAGGTCTCAATCAGGTACCTGAAGGACTCGACCGGAGAAAAGAGCTACACTTTAAAGCACAAACCTTCGCTCGTCAAGAACGTTGGCAGAAGCCCCCTTTATTCAATTCTTGATGAGTTTTCCTACCTCTCTGATAATATGCTTATCGGAGAGGATGCGATAGTGCTCATGGGTACATATGGACTCCTGCCAACTGACGCGATTATTCTCGCAACCTGTAAGTTCTACGGGGTTAGGTACCTGATATCGTTTGACAGCGACTTTGGAAAAGCGTGCGAAGGGAAAGGAATAACGCTTGTGGACAGCAAAGAAAAACTGGAAGAAGTCATCAAAAATGGTGGTTCCTCATGA
- a CDS encoding sulfatase-like hydrolase/transferase, whose translation MDCPNVMFIIVDTLRDDYAKSLKSELKKLGFIPYENVIATASWTTPSHASIFTGMYPAFHEAHETKDKKDVKVRLNIKRNLLSFKLRELGYDTYLLSANPYIRPEFGFVGFDNFYDSMYLPQFSLLSSTEKTLIKRLENHYKSKLKLIWGFVQNRYFNLLIKASLSYLVSKPYLYIYSALKRWPKDKGATDIIKVLKQYLSSAESIPKFVFINFMEVHEPYFLGDDLGGTGFRENLKTNTLKWEFVQKWTKLYPNEVLYITKKIIDIMKFLKEKRTFDDFLIIVTSDHGQLLGEHNRIGHGTFLYDELLRVPLLVKYPKCHELELLDPNNKLQQYVSLTKLKPFILGLIDNKFSDDSVLYNDTVFAESYGIHQNVGKPRNEIERKNIEELEKYRIAIYYKNFKGIFNVTDWKFEKIISYDPNIEVTEDIVKHMKKEVIKFLKMATATKVPKIKF comes from the coding sequence ATGGACTGCCCTAATGTAATGTTTATTATTGTAGACACCCTTAGAGATGACTATGCTAAGTCCTTAAAAAGCGAACTTAAGAAACTGGGGTTTATCCCCTATGAGAATGTTATTGCAACTGCATCTTGGACGACTCCAAGCCATGCATCAATTTTCACAGGAATGTATCCAGCATTCCATGAAGCTCATGAAACTAAGGATAAAAAAGATGTTAAAGTAAGGCTTAACATCAAACGAAACCTTTTGAGTTTTAAATTACGAGAACTAGGTTATGACACATATTTGTTAAGTGCAAATCCATATATTCGTCCTGAATTTGGATTTGTGGGCTTTGATAACTTTTATGACAGTATGTACTTGCCACAGTTTTCTTTGTTATCATCAACTGAGAAAACTTTAATAAAACGGCTTGAGAACCACTATAAATCCAAATTAAAGCTAATCTGGGGCTTTGTACAAAATAGATATTTTAACCTTTTGATTAAAGCTAGTCTTAGTTATTTAGTTAGTAAACCTTATTTGTATATTTATTCAGCGTTAAAAAGATGGCCTAAGGACAAAGGGGCAACTGATATTATAAAAGTTCTAAAACAATATCTCTCGTCTGCTGAGAGTATCCCGAAATTTGTCTTTATTAATTTCATGGAGGTTCATGAGCCTTATTTTTTGGGTGATGATTTAGGTGGAACCGGGTTCAGGGAGAATTTGAAAACAAATACTCTCAAATGGGAATTTGTTCAAAAATGGACAAAGTTATATCCAAATGAAGTTTTATATATAACTAAAAAAATCATAGATATAATGAAATTCTTAAAAGAAAAACGGACTTTTGATGATTTCCTTATTATAGTAACTAGTGATCATGGTCAATTATTAGGTGAACACAACAGAATAGGGCATGGAACGTTCTTATACGATGAATTGCTTAGAGTCCCTTTGTTAGTAAAATATCCCAAATGTCATGAGTTAGAACTATTGGATCCAAATAATAAACTACAACAATATGTTAGCTTAACGAAACTTAAACCATTTATTCTTGGGTTGATTGATAATAAATTTTCAGATGATAGTGTTTTGTATAACGATACCGTATTTGCTGAATCCTATGGAATTCATCAAAATGTTGGAAAGCCCCGTAATGAAATAGAACGAAAAAACATCGAGGAACTTGAAAAATACCGTATTGCTATTTACTACAAAAACTTCAAGGGCATCTTCAACGTCACAGACTGGAAATTTGAGAAAATCATTTCCTATGACCCTAACATTGAGGTTACAGAAGACATCGTTAAGCATATGAAAAAAGAAGTCATTAAGTTCCTCAAAATGGCCACAGCTACGAAGGTCCCAAAGATTAAGTTTTAA
- a CDS encoding glucose-1-phosphate thymidylyltransferase → MKALILSGGHGTRLRPLTYSQQKQLIPVANKPVLFYAIEDVIEAGIHEIGIIVGPNAEQVKETVMSRDWDAEIEFIYQGEPKGLAHAILVARDYLGDDDFVMYLGDNILREGIAKHREHFEKGNYDASILLQEVPDPRQFGVAELSEDGKTIKRLVEKPKNPPSNLALVGIYFFKPVIHEAVRNIKPSWRNELEITDAIQWLIDHGYRVGWTKVTGWWKDTGKPEDLLDANRLILDDLKPDVRIETRARVHGRVVIGEGSEIDENTVIKGPVIIGRNVVIRNSYIGPYTSIGDNVVIENTEVEDSIILPDSEIRNAGRIVESVIGRGVKILKGNSHPLGKKLVVGDNSRIIL, encoded by the coding sequence GTGAAGGCACTCATACTATCCGGTGGCCACGGAACGAGGCTCAGGCCCCTTACTTACTCCCAGCAGAAGCAACTCATCCCGGTGGCTAACAAGCCGGTCCTCTTCTACGCGATAGAGGACGTCATCGAGGCGGGAATCCACGAGATTGGGATAATAGTCGGCCCGAACGCCGAGCAGGTGAAGGAGACCGTTATGAGCAGGGACTGGGACGCGGAGATAGAGTTTATCTACCAGGGGGAGCCGAAGGGTCTGGCGCACGCGATACTCGTGGCCAGGGACTACCTGGGCGACGACGACTTCGTCATGTACCTCGGGGACAACATCCTGAGGGAGGGAATAGCCAAACACAGGGAGCACTTCGAGAAGGGAAACTACGACGCGAGCATACTCCTCCAAGAGGTCCCGGACCCGAGGCAGTTCGGCGTCGCCGAGCTGAGCGAGGATGGGAAAACGATAAAGAGGCTCGTCGAGAAGCCGAAGAACCCGCCGAGCAACCTCGCGCTTGTCGGGATATACTTCTTCAAGCCGGTAATCCACGAGGCGGTCAGGAACATAAAGCCCTCCTGGAGGAACGAGCTCGAGATTACCGATGCAATACAGTGGCTCATCGACCACGGCTACCGCGTCGGCTGGACGAAGGTCACCGGATGGTGGAAGGACACGGGGAAGCCTGAAGATTTGCTCGACGCCAACAGGCTCATACTAGACGACCTGAAACCGGACGTGAGAATCGAGACGAGGGCGAGGGTTCACGGAAGGGTCGTCATCGGGGAGGGGAGCGAGATAGACGAGAACACGGTCATAAAGGGCCCGGTGATAATCGGCAGGAACGTAGTGATAAGGAACTCCTACATAGGGCCCTACACGAGCATCGGCGACAACGTCGTCATTGAGAACACTGAGGTGGAGGACTCGATAATCCTGCCGGACAGCGAGATTAGGAACGCCGGCAGGATAGTCGAGAGCGTCATCGGACGGGGGGTTAAGATTCTAAAGGGCAACTCCCACCCCCTCGGGAAGAAGCTCGTCGTCGGCGACAACTCGAGGATAATCCTGTGA
- a CDS encoding PIN domain-containing protein, protein MGEDRKLYDTNVLIEMVKGTINASRGYTTTLNLVEYPKAVVLDLGILIPTPREYALAVELSEKLVKRGTPVPAVDVVIAAVAISRELTLVTMDKHFSEVKKVAPELKLELR, encoded by the coding sequence ATGGGAGAGGACAGAAAGCTTTACGACACGAACGTCCTGATTGAGATGGTCAAAGGAACGATAAACGCCAGCAGGGGGTACACGACGACCCTCAACCTCGTCGAGTATCCAAAAGCCGTTGTTCTTGACCTGGGGATTCTAATCCCCACACCCAGGGAGTACGCATTGGCAGTTGAGCTTTCGGAAAAGCTCGTAAAGAGGGGGACTCCAGTTCCCGCCGTGGACGTAGTAATTGCCGCCGTTGCCATTAGCAGGGAGCTAACGCTGGTAACGATGGATAAACACTTCAGTGAGGTAAAGAAAGTGGCGCCCGAACTTAAACTTGAGTTAAGGTGA
- the rfbB gene encoding dTDP-glucose 4,6-dehydratase, giving the protein MRLLVTGGMGFIGSNFIHYVLKEHSDWEVINLDKLGYGSNPANLRDVEDDPRYTFVKGDIADFELMKGLVKQVDAVVNFAAESVAEDEFVAVHRHGRIRLVTFGELFEQLRKTNRVIKDGKHEIIDVSGKNIKVLSFYNGYGAWFPLKKIIRHYYKGKLLCLRQKWGEICVTPNHSVYDVFGNLVDADLNPELLAIRRINYYPHEHKFRNTAKIHAEGTGHLRVALDKTYTGEKLEALLRLLAAYISEGNATYNKANGSYTVVINNSNEDWLKSLAEDYRLISNGSYSIIKRKHGVYQLELNSKEFYQMCIRLCGKNAPEKRLPDFVYGLDKKYQTLFWETLLEGDGTYRRWKRDKTAEYTTVSRRLAAGLGLLLALMGVDYTYHISKPRNGNHTSYTIRTRLFYNVSAGKREIIEIEYEGYVYDLEVERSHNFIAGVGNIVAHNTHVDRSISSPDHFLRSNVIGVYTILEAIRKENPEARLVHISTDEVYGDILEGSFREEDALKPSSPYSATKAAADTLVLGWARTYKLNASITRCTNNYGPYQFPEKLIPKTIIRANMGLKVPIYGTGQNVRDWIYVEDHVRAVERVLLKGEPREVYNVSAGEEKTNLEVVRTILKLLGKDESLIEFVEDRPGHDLRYSLDSWKITRDLKWRPKVSFEEGIKLTVEWYLRNEDWWRPLVNEKVLHPTPWKLGW; this is encoded by the coding sequence ATGAGGCTCCTCGTAACCGGTGGGATGGGCTTCATAGGGAGCAACTTCATCCACTACGTCCTCAAAGAGCATTCTGACTGGGAGGTAATCAACCTCGACAAGCTCGGCTACGGGTCGAACCCGGCAAACCTGAGGGACGTTGAAGACGACCCCCGCTACACCTTCGTGAAGGGTGACATAGCGGACTTCGAGCTGATGAAGGGGCTCGTAAAGCAGGTTGATGCGGTCGTTAACTTCGCGGCAGAAAGCGTTGCGGAAGATGAATTTGTGGCAGTTCACAGACATGGCAGGATAAGGCTTGTAACATTCGGTGAATTATTTGAGCAACTGCGCAAAACTAACAGGGTGATAAAAGACGGGAAGCATGAAATAATCGATGTTTCGGGGAAAAACATAAAGGTACTGTCATTTTACAACGGCTATGGGGCATGGTTTCCGCTGAAAAAGATTATCCGGCATTATTACAAAGGGAAACTCCTATGTCTGCGCCAGAAGTGGGGAGAAATCTGCGTGACCCCAAACCACTCCGTATACGATGTTTTTGGAAACCTCGTCGATGCAGATTTAAACCCGGAGCTTTTGGCAATTAGGAGGATAAACTACTACCCACACGAACACAAATTTAGAAACACTGCCAAGATTCATGCTGAGGGAACCGGCCATTTAAGGGTAGCTCTTGATAAAACATACACTGGAGAGAAATTAGAAGCCCTCCTGAGACTACTCGCAGCATACATTTCAGAAGGAAACGCCACATACAACAAAGCAAACGGCTCATACACTGTGGTCATAAATAATAGCAACGAAGATTGGCTAAAGAGCTTGGCTGAAGATTATAGGCTAATTTCGAACGGCTCATACTCAATTATAAAACGAAAACACGGAGTTTATCAGCTGGAACTAAACAGCAAAGAATTTTACCAAATGTGCATAAGGCTCTGCGGCAAAAATGCCCCAGAAAAAAGACTTCCAGATTTCGTGTACGGACTGGACAAGAAGTATCAGACGTTATTCTGGGAAACGTTGTTAGAAGGAGACGGAACGTATAGGCGCTGGAAAAGAGATAAGACTGCCGAGTATACAACGGTCTCAAGAAGACTGGCAGCTGGGCTGGGATTGCTCCTGGCACTGATGGGTGTTGATTACACGTACCATATAAGCAAGCCGAGAAATGGGAACCATACTTCATACACCATCAGGACAAGGCTGTTTTACAACGTTTCCGCTGGGAAAAGGGAGATAATTGAAATCGAGTACGAGGGCTACGTCTATGACTTAGAGGTCGAAAGATCTCACAACTTTATAGCTGGTGTCGGGAACATAGTAGCCCACAACACCCACGTCGACAGAAGCATCTCAAGTCCTGACCACTTCCTCAGGAGCAACGTGATTGGCGTTTACACAATCCTCGAGGCGATACGAAAGGAGAACCCCGAGGCGAGGCTCGTCCACATAAGCACAGACGAGGTCTACGGTGACATACTCGAGGGCTCCTTCAGGGAGGAAGACGCGCTGAAGCCCTCCTCCCCATACTCCGCCACCAAAGCTGCCGCCGACACCCTCGTCCTCGGATGGGCAAGGACTTACAAGCTCAACGCCTCGATAACGAGATGCACAAACAACTACGGCCCCTACCAGTTCCCGGAGAAGCTCATACCCAAGACAATAATAAGGGCCAACATGGGGCTCAAGGTTCCAATCTACGGCACCGGCCAGAACGTCAGGGACTGGATTTACGTTGAGGACCACGTGAGGGCCGTCGAGAGGGTTCTGCTGAAGGGTGAACCGAGGGAGGTCTACAACGTCTCTGCCGGCGAGGAGAAGACGAACCTAGAGGTCGTCAGGACGATTCTCAAACTCCTCGGAAAGGACGAGTCGCTGATAGAGTTCGTCGAGGACAGACCCGGACACGACCTGAGGTACTCCCTCGACTCCTGGAAGATAACGAGGGACCTGAAGTGGCGTCCGAAGGTGAGTTTTGAGGAGGGCATAAAGCTGACCGTCGAGTGGTACCTGAGGAACGAGGACTGGTGGAGGCCGCTGGTGAACGAGAAGGTCCTCCACCCGACGCCGTGGAAGCTGGGATGGTGA
- the rfbC gene encoding dTDP-4-dehydrorhamnose 3,5-epimerase, with the protein MPFEFERLEIPDVVLIKPKVFGDERGFFMETYKKPDFESAGIKGEFVQDNHSRSRYGVLRGLHFQREPYAQAKIVRVVRGVIYDVAVDLRKNSPTFGRWVGVILSEFNKWQLYVPRGFAHGFVVLSEVADVVYKVDNVYAPDYEGGIIWNDPELSIDWPVDEPIISEKDRKWPTLKEAVERGWVF; encoded by the coding sequence ATGCCCTTCGAGTTCGAGAGGCTTGAGATTCCGGACGTTGTACTCATCAAGCCGAAGGTATTCGGCGACGAGAGGGGCTTCTTTATGGAGACCTACAAGAAGCCCGACTTCGAGAGCGCTGGGATAAAGGGGGAGTTCGTCCAGGACAACCACTCCCGCTCCCGGTACGGCGTGCTCCGCGGTCTGCACTTCCAGCGCGAGCCCTACGCCCAGGCGAAGATTGTCCGCGTTGTCAGGGGGGTTATCTACGACGTGGCCGTTGACCTGAGAAAAAACTCGCCGACGTTCGGAAGGTGGGTCGGAGTTATTCTGTCCGAGTTCAACAAATGGCAGCTCTACGTCCCGAGGGGCTTCGCCCATGGCTTCGTCGTCCTCAGCGAGGTTGCCGACGTGGTCTACAAGGTGGACAACGTTTACGCCCCCGACTACGAGGGGGGAATAATCTGGAACGACCCCGAGCTAAGCATAGACTGGCCGGTTGATGAGCCGATAATCTCGGAGAAGGACAGGAAGTGGCCGACGCTGAAGGAGGCCGTCGAGAGGGGCTGGGTGTTCTGA
- a CDS encoding flippase, giving the protein MSEASQALQKIARGTGIVFAGTVISMLLQFVSRAIIARHFSTSDYGVFNLALTVLSIALVVATLGFPNSLPREVAFYREKDPSKVGQLTSTAITLTLISGLVWAGFLFAGSPEVAGLFGGGALAHALRILAFALPFSALVSVMVSISRGFGRVREQVYFQNVAYPALFLAFVVVGVVLGFSFEFVFLAYVLAQAVTFATLTLDVLRVRTFDVKPALDSKIGKELVKFSVPLMLTGLASFIMTWTDTLMLGHYLGPGAAGLYNGAAPIAKLLPIFLNSAGVIFPPLATALYARGQLEEFKRVYQVLTKWIFIATFPLFALMFLFPAATIGFFFGPKYTPAATALQILAAGFMFHTLLGLNGLSLIVIGDNGFIMSSNLLSAGTNVVLNALLIPAYGINGAAVATAVSYLTVNVLNSARLYKKVGVHPFSRSYTKVLLCGAGLLGMALDLHVSTRSIWSALVITAGIIGVYLILILLTRSIEREDVDVLKAVEKKTGIRLKILEKILGKLC; this is encoded by the coding sequence ATGAGCGAGGCAAGCCAAGCGCTCCAGAAAATCGCCAGGGGGACCGGAATCGTTTTCGCAGGCACCGTAATCTCGATGCTCCTGCAGTTCGTCAGCAGAGCGATAATAGCGAGGCACTTCTCGACGTCGGACTACGGCGTCTTCAACCTCGCCTTAACCGTTCTGAGCATAGCCCTCGTCGTCGCGACCCTCGGCTTCCCGAATTCCCTCCCGAGGGAGGTCGCGTTTTACCGTGAGAAGGACCCATCGAAGGTGGGGCAACTGACATCCACAGCCATCACGCTGACGTTAATCAGCGGACTGGTATGGGCGGGCTTCCTCTTCGCGGGTTCCCCCGAGGTCGCCGGCCTCTTCGGTGGAGGAGCACTCGCACACGCACTCAGAATACTTGCCTTCGCCCTGCCGTTTTCCGCACTGGTCTCGGTCATGGTATCGATATCCAGGGGATTCGGACGGGTTAGGGAGCAGGTGTATTTCCAGAACGTGGCGTATCCCGCGCTGTTCTTGGCCTTTGTGGTGGTTGGTGTAGTGCTTGGGTTCTCCTTTGAGTTCGTCTTCCTAGCCTACGTTCTCGCGCAGGCAGTGACCTTTGCGACCCTCACACTTGACGTTCTAAGGGTAAGAACCTTCGACGTAAAGCCCGCGTTGGATTCGAAAATTGGGAAGGAATTGGTTAAGTTCTCCGTTCCCCTCATGCTGACGGGACTGGCGAGCTTCATAATGACCTGGACGGATACGCTAATGCTCGGCCACTACCTCGGACCGGGGGCGGCCGGCCTCTACAACGGTGCCGCGCCTATTGCGAAGCTCTTACCCATCTTTCTGAACTCCGCGGGAGTAATCTTCCCTCCCCTCGCAACGGCCCTCTATGCGAGGGGACAGCTCGAAGAATTCAAGAGGGTTTACCAAGTTCTCACCAAGTGGATATTCATAGCAACGTTCCCCCTCTTTGCCCTCATGTTCCTGTTCCCGGCGGCAACGATAGGGTTCTTCTTCGGCCCCAAGTACACCCCCGCAGCAACCGCCCTCCAGATTCTGGCGGCTGGGTTTATGTTCCACACACTCCTTGGGTTAAACGGGTTGAGCCTGATAGTCATAGGGGATAACGGTTTCATAATGTCCTCAAACCTGCTGTCCGCGGGGACGAACGTTGTCCTAAACGCACTCCTAATACCCGCTTACGGGATAAACGGTGCGGCCGTTGCAACCGCAGTGTCGTACCTCACGGTAAACGTCCTCAACTCCGCGAGACTGTACAAGAAGGTTGGGGTTCATCCGTTCAGCAGAAGCTACACCAAAGTACTCCTCTGCGGGGCTGGCCTTTTGGGGATGGCTCTGGACCTTCACGTTTCCACGAGGAGTATCTGGAGCGCCCTCGTTATCACCGCTGGCATTATTGGTGTCTATCTAATCCTCATCCTCCTGACCCGGAGTATTGAAAGGGAAGACGTGGATGTGCTCAAAGCCGTGGAGAAGAAGACGGGGATTAGATTGAAAATATTGGAAAAGATTCTCGGGAAGCTTTGTTAA
- a CDS encoding DUF2283 domain-containing protein: protein MGEKIEFRPVDYDPLVDSLFVVVPEGKYEHSVMLGDDVILDFGRLSGGDKLDVIGFEILGASKKFGLDKGLLRNIRRLHAEIKISEDRVEMMISIVVVQRKKERERSRVLEMANVGLPTAVTSISV from the coding sequence ATGGGGGAGAAGATTGAGTTCAGACCCGTGGATTACGATCCCCTCGTCGATTCACTCTTTGTAGTGGTGCCGGAGGGCAAGTATGAGCATTCCGTTATGCTTGGGGACGATGTTATTCTTGACTTTGGCCGGCTTTCGGGTGGGGATAAGCTGGACGTCATCGGTTTTGAGATACTTGGGGCATCCAAGAAGTTCGGATTGGACAAAGGCCTGCTCAGGAACATTAGGAGGCTCCACGCGGAGATTAAGATCAGCGAAGACCGGGTTGAAATGATGATTTCAATAGTTGTAGTCCAGAGAAAAAAGGAACGTGAGCGCTCAAGGGTACTGGAAATGGCAAACGTCGGCCTTCCTACGGCAGTCACTTCTATCAGTGTCTAG
- the rfbD gene encoding dTDP-4-dehydrorhamnose reductase has translation MRVAIIGANGQLGTDLVEVFREKGFDVVPLTHRDLDVTVPESLRILKEVKPEVIINTAAYVRVDDAERYPEKAFSVNAVGALNVARAAEEVGAVNVYISTDYVFDGEKGEPYTEDDVPNPINVYGTSKLAGEVFTRNYSRRHYIIRVASLYGKAGASGKGGNFVNWVIEKAKRGERLRIVNDQVMSPTHTLDVARTLVEFLKIEPEYGVYHMVNEGHCSWYEFTLEVFRILGWDVEVEPISSGELDRLARRPRFSALENRKLHELDLRMPNWREGLREYLGRKVW, from the coding sequence ATGAGGGTCGCAATCATAGGGGCAAACGGCCAGCTCGGGACGGATTTGGTTGAGGTTTTTAGGGAGAAAGGATTTGATGTCGTTCCGCTGACCCACAGGGACCTCGACGTGACTGTTCCCGAGAGCCTGAGGATTCTGAAGGAGGTCAAGCCCGAAGTCATAATCAACACGGCCGCCTACGTCCGCGTCGACGATGCCGAGCGTTACCCGGAGAAGGCCTTCTCGGTGAACGCGGTCGGAGCGCTCAACGTCGCGAGGGCTGCGGAGGAAGTTGGAGCGGTGAACGTTTATATCAGCACGGACTACGTCTTCGACGGAGAGAAAGGAGAGCCGTACACCGAGGACGACGTCCCAAACCCGATAAACGTCTACGGGACGAGCAAGCTCGCCGGCGAGGTTTTCACGCGAAACTATTCGAGGAGACATTACATCATACGTGTCGCGAGCCTCTACGGTAAAGCCGGGGCGAGCGGAAAGGGCGGGAACTTCGTGAACTGGGTCATCGAGAAGGCGAAGCGCGGGGAGAGGCTCAGGATAGTTAACGATCAGGTCATGAGCCCGACCCACACCCTCGACGTGGCCAGAACCCTGGTGGAGTTCCTGAAGATTGAGCCTGAGTACGGGGTCTACCATATGGTGAATGAAGGGCACTGCTCCTGGTACGAGTTCACCCTCGAGGTTTTCAGAATCCTCGGCTGGGACGTTGAGGTCGAGCCGATAAGCTCCGGCGAGCTGGACAGGCTCGCGAGGAGGCCGAGGTTCTCGGCGCTGGAGAACAGAAAGCTTCACGAGCTCGACCTGAGGATGCCGAACTGGAGGGAGGGGCTGAGGGAGTATTTGGGTCGAAAAGTTTGGTAG
- a CDS encoding helix-turn-helix transcriptional regulator produces MKPLSKMEVRVLLKLKARKTITELANELDLSIYRTSILIASLERKGLVKTEKKGRCKIASLNETKPAELFRKLTSKFGHMPLDEILSGKNLTLLAVLKPVPLSAHELRIKGNLSRSTFYHVVNKLSNYGILGKKDEKYFLVERYSLFHEFAEEFYELQNSIKAREFSEDSALVWSGVGEFILETGAYRGKDIGNFHLTGLERFSDFGVGLIGIGQYHYYYSEKTEGLSLEDVIVHALLIDFSPRTILYSIVLLLAHREEINQKKLIELGRKYDVSVSGLLEYLRDKEVKKYPYPPMKEVKEILKMYFGEEK; encoded by the coding sequence ATGAAACCCCTTTCAAAAATGGAAGTTAGGGTACTTTTAAAGCTTAAAGCCAGAAAAACCATAACCGAGTTAGCCAACGAACTGGACCTATCCATTTACCGAACCTCTATTCTCATTGCATCTCTTGAAAGAAAGGGCCTAGTAAAGACGGAAAAAAAGGGGAGATGCAAGATAGCATCACTAAACGAGACAAAGCCCGCAGAACTTTTTAGAAAATTGACCTCCAAGTTTGGTCACATGCCCCTTGATGAAATCCTGAGCGGAAAGAACCTCACCCTCCTCGCGGTTCTCAAGCCCGTCCCGTTGAGTGCCCATGAGCTCCGCATAAAGGGCAACCTTTCAAGAAGCACGTTCTACCATGTAGTTAACAAGCTCTCCAATTACGGTATCCTCGGGAAGAAAGATGAAAAGTATTTTCTAGTGGAGAGATATAGCCTGTTTCACGAGTTTGCAGAGGAATTTTATGAGCTACAAAATTCCATCAAAGCAAGGGAGTTCTCCGAGGATTCCGCCTTGGTGTGGAGTGGAGTCGGGGAGTTTATCCTGGAGACTGGAGCGTACAGAGGAAAAGATATCGGGAATTTTCATCTAACTGGGCTTGAAAGATTCAGCGATTTTGGAGTGGGGCTTATTGGAATCGGACAATACCACTATTATTATTCTGAGAAAACGGAGGGACTTTCGCTGGAAGATGTTATTGTGCATGCACTGCTAATTGATTTCAGCCCGAGGACGATTCTGTATTCAATTGTCCTGCTGTTGGCGCATAGAGAGGAGATAAATCAAAAGAAACTTATTGAGCTCGGTAGAAAATATGACGTTAGTGTGAGCGGGTTGTTGGAATACCTCAGAGACAAAGAGGTTAAAAAATATCCCTATCCCCCTATGAAGGAAGTGAAAGAAATCCTCAAAATGTACTTCGGTGAAGAGAAGTGA